CCGGGAGAGGGTTAGGGTGAGGGGCTTCTAGGGTTCTATACCCAATTCGTGTTTCACCAAACCCAACAACTTCCCCGTATCAATCGGCTTGAGCAGAAAATCCACCACGCTCAGATGCATCGCCGCGATCGCGTCTTTCACATCGGCATCGCCCGACACAATAATGATCGGCATCGCTGCGCGCACCGATTCGCGCACCTGGCGGATCAGGTCGAGGCCATCGACATTGCCCATGCGCAAATCGGTAATGACCAGCCCGATCGAGGGCTTTTGCTCAAGCATTTTCAGCGCCGTTTCACCGCTGGCTGCGGTCATGCAATGAATGCCATCGAGCGCGAGAATCTCCGACAACAGCTCGCGGGCGTCCTTGTCGTCGTCGACGATCAACACACGCTGCGGCGGCAGATCGGGTTCGAGCATTACTGCGCTGAGCGCTTCACGCTCGGCGTCGCTCAAAATATCGTGGTCGGACATGGCGCTCTCTAAATGTTCAATCAATCCCTGGCAAGTCGTCAGACATCGCCGGACAGCGCTTCAATGTGCACTTCGTCGGATTTTTTTCCAAGGGGCTACGACGAGCTTTTCCGAGCTTTTGCGTAGGTTATTTCCGAAAATCGGCCGATGGTGGCAAAACCTAGACTTACGTCCAATGGGCACCCTGCCCGTCGGGGTCGACCATGGCCGCAACGATCCGACAACAACAATTCGAAAAAGACTGCGGTAATGGTTATGAGCAAAGCGGACGCCTTCACCCAGGCAGGGAAAACCGCGGTTTTGCAGAATATTCAGGGCACCCTGCAATTCCTTCAGCGCTTCCCGCCCTTCAATCAGATGGAACACGCCCACCTCGCCTATCTGGTGGAGCAATGTCAGCTGCGTTTTTTTGCCCAGGGCGAGAGCATCATCAAACCGGCCGACGGCCCGGTCGAACACTTTCACATCGTCAAACAGGGTCGGGTGGTCGGCGAACGCCAGCACATCACCAGGCCCGGCACCGAGACCACGTTCGAAATCACCACCGGCGAATGCTTTCCGCTGGCGGCGCTGCTCGGTGAGCGCGCCACACGCACCGAGCACCTCGCCGGCGAAGACACCTTCTGCCTGCAACTGAACAAACTGGCGTTCATCAAACTGTTCGCCCTCTCCAGCACCTTCCGCGACTTCGCCCTGCGCGGGGTCAGCAGCCTGCTCGATCAGGTCAACCAGCAAGTGCAACAAAAAGCCGTGGAAACCCTCGGCACTCAGTACTCGCTGAACACCCGCCTCGGTGAACTTGCGATGCGCCATCCGGTGACTTGCAGCGCCGATACGCCACTGCGTGAAGCGGTGAAGCTGATGCACGAGCAACAGGTCGGCAGCATCGTCGCGGTTGACGAGCACAAGGCGCCGCTGGGAATTTTCACCCTGCGCGATTTGCGCCATGTGGTGGCCGAAGGTGTCGGCGATTTCAGCGACGCCATCGAACAGCACATGACCCGATCGCCGTTTTGTCTGTCGCCGGATCACAGCGCATTCGATGCGGCGATCGCCATGACCGAGCGGCATATCGCCCACGTGTGTCTGGTCAAGGATCAGCGCCTGTGCGGGGTGGTTTCCGAACGTGACCTGTTCTCCCTGCAACGGGTCGATCTGGTGCATCTGGCCCGGACCATCCGCAGCGCGCAACGGGTCGAACAACTGGTGACCCTGCGCGGCGAGATCGGCCAACTGGTCGAACGCATGCTCGCTCACGGCGCGTCGTCGACGCAGATCACCCACATCATTACGTTGCTCAACGATCACACGGTGTGCCGGGTGATCGAACTGACTCTTGCGGAAAAAGGCGACCCGGGGGTGCCGTTCAGTTGGCTGTGTTTCGGCAGCGAGGGCCGGCGCGAGCAGACACTGCACACCGATCAGGACAACGGCATTCTCTTCGACGCCCGCGATGCGGCGCACGCGGCGGAGATTCGCGGCAAGCTGCTGCCGATCGCCCAGCATATCAACCAGAGCCTGGCGCAGTGCGGCTTCACCCTGTGCAAGGGCAACGTCATGGCCGGCAATCCCGAGCTGTGCTTGTCGCGGGCCGAGTGGGCGCGGCGCTTTGCGGCGTTCATCCGTGAAGCCACGCCGGAGAACCTGCTGGGCTCAAGCATTTATTTCGACCTGCGCGTGGTCTGGGGCGATGAGCAAGGCTGCGAGCAATTGCGCCGGGGCATTCTCGATCAGGTCGGTGACAACCGTTTGTTCCAGCGCATGCTCGCCGAAAATGCCCTGCGCAATCGCCCCCCGGTCGGGCGTTTCCGCGAATTCGTGCTGGCCCGCAAGAACGGCGAGAAGGCCACGCTGGACCTGAAAATCCAGGGTTTGACGCCGTTCGTCGACGGCGCCCGCCTGCTGGCGCTGGCCAATGGCATCGACGCCAACAACACCCTCGAACGCTTCCGCCAACTGGTGGATAAAGAAGTTATCGAGCCACTCGACGGCGCGGCGTATGAAGAGGCCTATCACTTCATTCAGCAAACGCGGATGCAGCAGCACCAGCTGCAGACCCGGGAGAACCAGCCGTACTCCAACCGCGTCGATCCTGACAGCCTCAATCACCTCGACCGGCGCATCCTGCGCGAATCCCTGCGGCAGGCGCAGCGCCTGCAAAGCAGCCTGACGTTGCGGTATCAGCTATGAGCCTGTTTTCCTGGCTGCGCCCGGCCAGTCCCGTCGTGCCGGCCGCGTTTGCGCAGCGACTGGCGCAATTGCCGAGCATCACCGAGCTGAGCGCATGCAGCCTGCGCGAGCAGCGCTGGGTGGTGCTGGATCTGGAAACCACCGGCCTTAACATCAACAGGGACCGTGTGTTGTCGATCGGCGCCGTGGTGATCGAGGACGGCGCGATCGATTTCCGCCAGCAGTTCGAAAGGACCTTGCAATGCCGGGAATTGAAGCTCAGCCCCAGCGTGCTGATTCATGGCCTCGGGCCGAATGCGATTGCCGCGGGTAGTGATCCGGCGGAAGCATTGCTGGAGTTGCTGGAGTTCATCGGCGACAGTCCGGTGCTGGCTTTTCATGCGCCGTTCGATCAGCACATGCTCGGGCGTGCCCTGAAGGAACATCTGGGGCATAAGCTGCAGCAGGTGTTTCTGGATGTGGCGGACATTGCGCCGCTGCTGTGTCCGCAGGCACAGATTCGCGAGGCCGGGCTGGATGAGTGGATCGAGTGGTTTCGCCTTCAAGTGTTCGAACGGCATAACGCCAGTGCCGATGCATTGGCCACGGCGGAACTGGCATTGATTCTGTTCAGCCGGGCGCGGGCGCAGCAGATTGACAGCCCGTTGCAGCTGCAGCAGCGGTTGAGTCAGTGGAAGCGCAGGCAACAAACTCACTCTTTCTAGCACTACCCCTGTAGGAGCTGCCGCAGGCTGCGATCTTTTGATTTTATAAACAGCAAGATCAAAAGATCGCAGCCTGCGGCAGCTCCTACGGGGGCATGCGACCATATCACCTGACCAGTGGCCAATTGCTAACCATTCCCACCTCTGCCAGAATCGCGAACTATTCTCGTTAGTTAACATTTCCCAATCGGTGATGTCCGGTGTCGTCAGTGCCCAACCCCCACAGTGAGCTCGTCGGTGCGATGTATCGCGACCATCGCGGTTGGCTGCTGGCGTGGTTGCGGCGCAATGTGGCGTGCCCGCAGCGCGCCGAGGATTTGAGTCAGGACACGTTCGTGCGCCTGCTCAACCGCGACGAATTGCTGACGCCGCGCGAGCCGCGGGCGTTTCTGGTGGCGATCGCCAAAGGCCTGTTGTTCGACTACTTCCGCCGCGCCGCGCTGGAACAGGCCTACCTCACCGAACTGATGCTGATCCCCGAGGGCGAACAGCCATCGGTGGAAGAACAGCAAATGATCCTCGACGACCTCAAAGCCATCGATCGCCTGCTCGGCAAGTTGTCGACTAAGGCTCGTGCGGCCTTCCTGTATAACCGCCTCGACGGCCTCAGCCACGCCGAGATCGCCGGCAAACTCGGCGTCTCGGTGCCGCGCGTGCGCCAGTATCTGGCCCAAGGCCTGCGCCAGTGCTACATCGCCCTTTACGGTGAGCCGACATGACCGCGGCCAGTTCGCGCCCGGTGCCGGCCCATGTGCTGGACGCGGCGATTGCCTGGCAATTGACCCTCGATTCGAGCACCGCGCTGGAGCGCGAGGAGTTCGCCAAATGGCACGCGGCCCATGAAGAACACGCCCGCGCCTGGCGTCAGTTGGGCATGCTCGATCAGCGCTTCAGCGTCGCCAAGGGCCCGGCGCGCAGTGCGTTGCTGCAATCGCGCGAAGGCATCCGCCGGCGCATACGCAAACTCGGCAGCGGGCTGGCCAGTGTCGTCGTGATAATCGGTCTCGGTCTGTTTGTCAGTGAGCGTTATCTGCCGCTGGATTACTGGCTCGCCGATCAGCGTACGGCCACCGGCGAACAGCGCACCGTGCGCCTGTCCGACGGCACCCTGCTCAATCTCAATACCCACAGCGCGGTCGACGTGCGCTTCGATGACAAGCGCCGCTTGATCGTGTTGCAGGAAGGCGAAATCCTCGTCGAAACCGGGCATGGCGATGCGCGGCCGTTTATCGTCGAAACCCGCGAAGGCAGCATGCGCGCGCTGGGCACGCGGTTTCTGGTCAAGCGCGAGGACGATGGCACGCGCCTGAGCGTGTTGCAGTCGGCGGTCGCGGCGCATGCCCAGGCCGACCCGCAAGAACAGATTCTGCGCGAAGGCCAACAGGTGTTGCTGCGCAGTGACGGGCTGGGCTCGATCGTCGCCCTCGCCCCCGGCGCCGATGCCTGGACGCGCGGCATGCTGGTGGTCGACAACGCGCGGCTGGGCGATCTGGTGCATGAGTTGGGGCGCTACCGCCACGGGCATCTGGGCGTGGCGCCGGAAGTGGCCGAACTGCGGATTACCGGCAGCTTTCCGTTGCACGACACCGACAAGGCGCTGAGTGCATTGCTGCCGACCCTGCCGGTGCAGATCGAGCGGCATACGCCCTATTGGGTCACCGTGGCGAAGGCTGAGACCTCCTCCCCTTGACATGATCGTTCCCACGCTCTGCGTGGGAATGCAGCCCGGGGCGCTCTGCGTCCCTGCCGAAGCGGACGCAGAGCGTCCATTGAGGCATTCCCACGCGGAGCATGGGAACGATCAATGTGGGAGCGAGCCTGCTCGCGAAGGCGCCATCAGCCGCACAACCATTTCCAGCAAAAAAAGAATTTCCACCCAGCCCTATCACTTTTCCAATCTCATCCGGCACACAGGCAATTGAGAAATATTTCCATTCAGGAGCCGCCGTATGTCCCGTTCGCCAGACACCTTGTTGCGCCCCAGTCTGCTGGCTTTTGCCATCGCTTTCGGCACGCCGCTGATCAGCACTGCGTTGCTCGCCGCGGAGCAAGCGTCCAGCGTGCGCGCCTACAACCTGCCGGCGGCGCCACTGTCGACCACGCTGAACCAGATCGCCAGCCAGGGCGGCCTCGCCCTGTCGTTGAATCCGGCACTGGCAGCAGGCAAGACCTCGGCGCCGGTCAATGGCCAGTACGACGCCGCCGGCGCCCTGCGCGCGGCGTTGCGCGGCACCGGTCTGCAACTGGAGCAAAGCAGCGCTGGCACCTACACCCTGGTGGCCGTGCCGGAAGGTACGCTGGCCCTGCCGGAAACCGCGGTCATCGGCGTGGAAAATCTGGAAAGTGCCTGGGGCCCCGTCGAAGGCTACACCGCGACCCGCACCGCCGCTGGCACCAAGACCGACACCGCACTGGTCGAAGCACCGCGTTCGATCTCTGTTGCCACGCGCCAGCAAATGGACGACCGCAGCGTGCACAGCCTCGACGATGCCGTGCGCTACATGCCGGGCATCACCGCCAGCAGCTACGGCAGCGACACCCGGGCCGACTGGCTGCGCGTGCGCGGCTTTGAACCGACCCAGTTCCTCGATGGCCTGCCGCTGCCCAAAGGCGTGTACGCCAACCCGAAACAGGAAACCTGGAACCTCGACCGCCTCGCCCTGCTCCGTGGCCCGGCCTCGTCGGTGTACGGCCAGACCCCGCCGGGCGGTTTGCTCGACATGGTCAGCCGTCGCCCGAGCGCCGAGGCCAGCAGCGAAATCCAGCTGCAATACGGCAGCGACAATCACCGCCAGATCAACTTCGCCAGCACCGGCAAGATCGATGAGGCCGGGCAGTTCCTCTATGGCCTCAGCGGCGTGGTGCGCGACAGCGATACGCAAATCGACCACATCGACAACAAGCGCTACAACATCGCACCGAGCCTGACCTGGAACATCGACGACGACACCAGGTTCACTCTGCTGACGCAGTTCACCCGCGACGATACCGGCGTCACCAGCCAGTTTTATCCGATCCAGGGCACCAGGATCGACATGCCATTTGGCAAGATTTCCCATCACAAAAACCTGGGCGATCCCGACTACGATTATTACGACCGCACCTATTACGCGCTTGGTTATGCCTTCGAACATCGGCTCAACGATGTCTGGCAGTTCAAGCAGAATCTGCGCTACACCAAATCTGACCTGTCGTTCCAGACCGTCACCGTCAACAGTTACAACCCGTCGTTTGCCGGATTTACCGTGGACGATCAGGGCAATGTCGGTCGCAGCACCACCAACGCCGATGAAGACATCAGCCAGTTCGCCGTGGACAACAACTTCCAGGCCGACTTCGCCACGGGTGATATCCGCCACACCTTGCTGCTGGGTCTCGATCATCAGCGCAGCAACACCAACTACACGTCAATCTTCGGTTCGGCGCCGAGCATCAACGTCAACAATCCGGTCTACGGCCAGCCGATCGTACGTCCGGCGCGCTCCACTGCGTTTTACGATTACAACCAGAAGACCTACCAGACCGGTCTCTACGTGCAGGACCAGATGGCTCTCGACCAGTGGCGCCTGACCCTCGGCGGGCGTGAAGACTGGGTGCACACCAGCACCGAATTCTTCAACAAGGGTGACGCCACCAATACCCAGCGTGACAAGCAGTTCAGCGGCAATGCGGCGCTCAGCTACGTCTTCGACAACGGCTTCGTGCCGTACCTGTCCTACGCCGAATCGTTCCAGCCGACTACGGGCGCCGACGCCACCTCGACCGGCTCGCTCAAGCCGACCGAAGGCAAGCAATGGGAACTGGGCATCAAATACCAGCCGCCGGGCAGCAAGACCCTGCTGAGCGCCGCCGTGTATGACCTGACCCAAAAGAACGTCGCGGTGAACACCTTCGTCAATAACGTCTCGGTGACCAGCCAGACCGGTGAAGTGAAGGTCAAAGGGCTGGAGCTGGAAGCCGTGTCCGACGTTACCGACAACCTGAAAGTCATCGCCGCCTACACCCTGGCCAAATCCGAAGTGCAAAAAGGTGTCGACAAGGGCAACCGCCTGCAACTGATGCCCAACCAGCAAGCCTCGCTGTGGACCGACTACACCTGGCACAGCGGCGTGCTCGACGGTTTCGGCGTTGGCGCCGGCGTGCGCTACACCGGCAACACCTACGGCGACAAGGCCAACACCTGGCTGGGCAAGGCCGATGCCTATACCGTGTTCGACGCCAGCGTGCATTATGATCTGGGCCGTCTGGACAACAGCCTCAAAGGTGCGTCGCTGGCGGTGAACGCGACCAACCTGTTCGACAAGGACTACATTTCCACCTGCGACAGCTTCTACTGCTACTACGGCGACCAGCGCAGTGTCGTCGCCAGCGCCACTTACAAGTGGTAAGCCAGTGAGCTGAAACAGGCCCTGTTCCCAGGCCGCCCGCACCGGGCGGCTTTGGTGTTTTTGAAGGTCATGCAATGAAAAGTAAAACCATCCGCCGCTGGTCGTTCATCCACACCTGGACCAGCCTGATCTGCACGGTATTTCTGCTGATGCTCGCACTGACCGGTCTGCCGCTGATTTTCAGCCA
This genomic interval from Pseudomonas koreensis contains the following:
- a CDS encoding response regulator; its protein translation is MSDHDILSDAEREALSAVMLEPDLPPQRVLIVDDDKDARELLSEILALDGIHCMTAASGETALKMLEQKPSIGLVITDLRMGNVDGLDLIRQVRESVRAAMPIIIVSGDADVKDAIAAMHLSVVDFLLKPIDTGKLLGLVKHELGIEP
- a CDS encoding putative nucleotidyltransferase substrate binding domain-containing protein; the protein is MSKADAFTQAGKTAVLQNIQGTLQFLQRFPPFNQMEHAHLAYLVEQCQLRFFAQGESIIKPADGPVEHFHIVKQGRVVGERQHITRPGTETTFEITTGECFPLAALLGERATRTEHLAGEDTFCLQLNKLAFIKLFALSSTFRDFALRGVSSLLDQVNQQVQQKAVETLGTQYSLNTRLGELAMRHPVTCSADTPLREAVKLMHEQQVGSIVAVDEHKAPLGIFTLRDLRHVVAEGVGDFSDAIEQHMTRSPFCLSPDHSAFDAAIAMTERHIAHVCLVKDQRLCGVVSERDLFSLQRVDLVHLARTIRSAQRVEQLVTLRGEIGQLVERMLAHGASSTQITHIITLLNDHTVCRVIELTLAEKGDPGVPFSWLCFGSEGRREQTLHTDQDNGILFDARDAAHAAEIRGKLLPIAQHINQSLAQCGFTLCKGNVMAGNPELCLSRAEWARRFAAFIREATPENLLGSSIYFDLRVVWGDEQGCEQLRRGILDQVGDNRLFQRMLAENALRNRPPVGRFREFVLARKNGEKATLDLKIQGLTPFVDGARLLALANGIDANNTLERFRQLVDKEVIEPLDGAAYEEAYHFIQQTRMQQHQLQTRENQPYSNRVDPDSLNHLDRRILRESLRQAQRLQSSLTLRYQL
- a CDS encoding 3'-5' exonuclease; the protein is MSLFSWLRPASPVVPAAFAQRLAQLPSITELSACSLREQRWVVLDLETTGLNINRDRVLSIGAVVIEDGAIDFRQQFERTLQCRELKLSPSVLIHGLGPNAIAAGSDPAEALLELLEFIGDSPVLAFHAPFDQHMLGRALKEHLGHKLQQVFLDVADIAPLLCPQAQIREAGLDEWIEWFRLQVFERHNASADALATAELALILFSRARAQQIDSPLQLQQRLSQWKRRQQTHSF
- a CDS encoding RNA polymerase sigma factor, translating into MYRDHRGWLLAWLRRNVACPQRAEDLSQDTFVRLLNRDELLTPREPRAFLVAIAKGLLFDYFRRAALEQAYLTELMLIPEGEQPSVEEQQMILDDLKAIDRLLGKLSTKARAAFLYNRLDGLSHAEIAGKLGVSVPRVRQYLAQGLRQCYIALYGEPT
- a CDS encoding FecR domain-containing protein — protein: MTAASSRPVPAHVLDAAIAWQLTLDSSTALEREEFAKWHAAHEEHARAWRQLGMLDQRFSVAKGPARSALLQSREGIRRRIRKLGSGLASVVVIIGLGLFVSERYLPLDYWLADQRTATGEQRTVRLSDGTLLNLNTHSAVDVRFDDKRRLIVLQEGEILVETGHGDARPFIVETREGSMRALGTRFLVKREDDGTRLSVLQSAVAAHAQADPQEQILREGQQVLLRSDGLGSIVALAPGADAWTRGMLVVDNARLGDLVHELGRYRHGHLGVAPEVAELRITGSFPLHDTDKALSALLPTLPVQIERHTPYWVTVAKAETSSP
- a CDS encoding TonB-dependent siderophore receptor codes for the protein MSRSPDTLLRPSLLAFAIAFGTPLISTALLAAEQASSVRAYNLPAAPLSTTLNQIASQGGLALSLNPALAAGKTSAPVNGQYDAAGALRAALRGTGLQLEQSSAGTYTLVAVPEGTLALPETAVIGVENLESAWGPVEGYTATRTAAGTKTDTALVEAPRSISVATRQQMDDRSVHSLDDAVRYMPGITASSYGSDTRADWLRVRGFEPTQFLDGLPLPKGVYANPKQETWNLDRLALLRGPASSVYGQTPPGGLLDMVSRRPSAEASSEIQLQYGSDNHRQINFASTGKIDEAGQFLYGLSGVVRDSDTQIDHIDNKRYNIAPSLTWNIDDDTRFTLLTQFTRDDTGVTSQFYPIQGTRIDMPFGKISHHKNLGDPDYDYYDRTYYALGYAFEHRLNDVWQFKQNLRYTKSDLSFQTVTVNSYNPSFAGFTVDDQGNVGRSTTNADEDISQFAVDNNFQADFATGDIRHTLLLGLDHQRSNTNYTSIFGSAPSINVNNPVYGQPIVRPARSTAFYDYNQKTYQTGLYVQDQMALDQWRLTLGGREDWVHTSTEFFNKGDATNTQRDKQFSGNAALSYVFDNGFVPYLSYAESFQPTTGADATSTGSLKPTEGKQWELGIKYQPPGSKTLLSAAVYDLTQKNVAVNTFVNNVSVTSQTGEVKVKGLELEAVSDVTDNLKVIAAYTLAKSEVQKGVDKGNRLQLMPNQQASLWTDYTWHSGVLDGFGVGAGVRYTGNTYGDKANTWLGKADAYTVFDASVHYDLGRLDNSLKGASLAVNATNLFDKDYISTCDSFYCYYGDQRSVVASATYKW